Proteins from a genomic interval of Sphingobacterium lactis:
- a CDS encoding TonB-dependent siderophore receptor, whose translation MKVFILLLILFLGLQSFAQTPKNEQVDTLNTQTIDEITINTYIKKDTEFTNKMPLRAIENAQVYSSIDKIFFQNQQVFTLDVGYRNVTGIQKMWSSTHRAGDGGTIMSLRGFLINNPLRNGLVAPITSNIDAINLEKLEVLKGPSATLYGSNVSSYGGVINRVTKQPLDSLAGQVSLISGSNNYYRAQTDINTPLSRDKKLLFRLNAAYTNEGTFQKPDAKNTYLALAPSLSYQVSDKFKLTVDYEGNFNEGNPEQIFFYLTPALGASNMKDLSKNLNLDYKESYSGNGLTTKTKIHNIFGQGIYQINDHIKSSTHINHTYTHSNGFSPYFYLAPKGQFTQNPEDKDLGVARADQSMENSTVKIFQIQQNVNLDYRWNEVRNRTVIGFDYMRTEEAIHFMFTPYDWQPLNSKDFSGMNSNSLTETYNKLKLDPKKFDSSNRWNQIGPKDTYSAYISNVITPLAKLNIMMGIRYESNTIGAGTVGPNDVKTFTQAAWSPKLGVVYELINDKFSIFGNYQNSFKSNGYYIADNKGTPKLSDPETANQLEGGIKAILFDDRFSATLNYYDIQVRNTILRTGEMVPNTSIAIQDQSGKLQSKGMELEISAYLVRGFSILGGVSYNDSKLLKAAPNIQGRRPTVAAAPWQANFYSSYLFLDGKLSGLGIGLGGNYASDNKILDQWNATTKTEEVFKLPAYFIMNANVFYDTKKYRIGVNFDNFTNQKYWIGYTTANAQRLFHAMGSLTYKF comes from the coding sequence ATGAAAGTATTTATACTCCTTTTGATACTCTTTCTGGGTCTACAATCATTTGCACAGACCCCTAAAAATGAACAGGTTGATACGTTAAATACGCAAACCATTGATGAGATCACGATCAATACCTACATCAAGAAAGACACTGAATTCACGAACAAAATGCCCCTGAGAGCCATTGAGAATGCCCAGGTCTATTCTTCAATTGACAAAATTTTCTTCCAAAATCAACAGGTGTTCACACTGGATGTAGGATACAGAAATGTAACCGGTATACAAAAAATGTGGAGCTCAACCCACCGTGCCGGTGATGGTGGTACCATCATGTCCTTACGGGGCTTCCTGATCAACAATCCGCTGAGAAACGGCTTGGTAGCCCCAATTACTTCCAATATCGATGCCATTAACCTAGAGAAACTCGAAGTGCTGAAAGGCCCTTCAGCCACCCTCTATGGGAGCAATGTCTCTTCATATGGAGGTGTCATCAACAGAGTTACTAAGCAACCATTAGATAGCCTTGCAGGTCAAGTTTCCCTGATCTCCGGAAGTAACAATTATTACCGAGCGCAAACTGACATCAATACGCCATTGAGCCGTGATAAGAAACTTCTTTTCCGATTGAATGCTGCATACACGAATGAAGGAACCTTTCAGAAACCAGATGCGAAGAATACCTATCTTGCCCTTGCACCTTCCCTATCCTATCAAGTGTCCGACAAATTTAAGCTGACGGTTGACTATGAAGGAAACTTTAACGAAGGCAATCCCGAGCAGATTTTCTTCTACCTCACTCCTGCCTTGGGCGCATCCAACATGAAGGACCTTTCCAAAAACCTCAATCTGGATTACAAGGAATCCTATTCTGGCAATGGATTGACGACCAAGACAAAGATTCATAATATTTTTGGACAGGGAATCTATCAGATTAACGACCATATTAAATCCAGCACCCATATCAATCACACTTATACACATTCCAACGGTTTCAGTCCTTATTTCTATCTTGCACCGAAAGGCCAATTCACCCAGAACCCAGAGGATAAGGATTTGGGGGTAGCGCGTGCTGACCAATCCATGGAAAACAGCACGGTAAAAATCTTTCAGATTCAACAGAATGTCAATCTGGATTACCGATGGAATGAAGTTCGGAACCGCACTGTAATCGGTTTCGATTATATGCGTACCGAAGAGGCGATCCATTTTATGTTTACACCTTATGACTGGCAACCCTTAAACAGCAAGGATTTCTCTGGCATGAATTCGAATTCCTTAACGGAAACCTACAATAAATTGAAATTGGACCCCAAGAAATTTGACAGTAGCAATCGGTGGAACCAAATTGGACCGAAGGATACCTATAGTGCCTATATCTCCAATGTGATCACTCCCTTGGCCAAGTTGAACATTATGATGGGAATTCGGTATGAAAGCAATACGATTGGTGCAGGAACTGTGGGTCCAAATGATGTCAAGACCTTTACACAGGCGGCTTGGTCACCTAAGTTGGGAGTCGTTTATGAGTTGATAAATGATAAGTTTTCCATTTTTGGCAACTACCAGAACAGCTTTAAGAGCAATGGCTATTACATAGCCGACAATAAGGGAACCCCGAAGCTATCTGATCCGGAAACTGCGAACCAATTAGAGGGTGGAATTAAGGCCATTCTTTTTGACGACAGGTTCAGCGCCACCTTAAATTATTACGACATACAAGTACGCAACACCATTTTGCGAACCGGGGAAATGGTCCCGAACACCTCGATTGCCATACAGGACCAATCGGGAAAATTGCAGAGCAAAGGGATGGAATTGGAGATCAGTGCCTATTTGGTGCGGGGATTCTCCATCCTTGGGGGTGTTTCATACAACGATAGCAAGCTGTTGAAAGCAGCGCCCAACATCCAGGGCCGTCGTCCGACGGTTGCGGCAGCACCTTGGCAGGCCAATTTCTACAGCAGTTATCTTTTTCTGGATGGCAAGTTGAGCGGCCTAGGCATTGGTTTGGGAGGCAATTATGCCAGTGACAATAAAATCCTCGATCAATGGAACGCGACTACAAAGACAGAAGAAGTATTTAAACTTCCGGCCTATTTCATCATGAATGCGAATGTATTCTACGATACGAAAAAATACAGGATTGGGGTAAACTTCGATAATTTCACGAATCAGAAATATTGGATTGGTTATACAACGGCCAATGCGCAACGGTTGTTCCATGCGATGGGCAGTTTAACCTATAAGTTCTAA
- a CDS encoding acyloxyacyl hydrolase: protein MRYFLFFSFFFLIPTMSIGQLSTITEEIKKSPLILELEVENGGILAQKGLKNSTYEGAYYNGLNFKVGFKQRAKRDQYYQIYNYPTYGIGLYSSTFNTDILGSPFAVYGFVQTPIAPKENSRWSYDYRIGLGLSGNFKPYNENENPLNLVIGSKNNVFIDLGIRTQYQINPHWKAGVGLAFHHFSNGALALPNKGVNLVPVTLSVNYQINPDIQIKRDSVLKPYSKKILYHLNYGVGFKQLRDDLPHRFFKTTLSAYASRHVSYKWRLGGGLDIFYSSSGNDKEVAGDKSGELKSKISGGPSFYVAHILNERLVLNGNVGYYIHNQRFNGEIKPIFLRAGARYYVYKNINAGVSIKAHMGKADFIEWTVGYTFNRDHD from the coding sequence GTGAGATACTTTTTGTTTTTCTCTTTCTTTTTCCTGATACCGACCATGTCCATTGGGCAGTTGTCTACCATTACAGAGGAAATCAAAAAAAGCCCCCTAATCCTGGAATTAGAGGTTGAAAACGGTGGTATTTTGGCACAAAAGGGTCTGAAAAACAGCACGTATGAAGGGGCGTATTATAACGGTCTGAATTTTAAAGTTGGTTTTAAGCAAAGGGCGAAACGAGATCAATATTACCAGATCTACAATTACCCGACCTACGGCATCGGATTGTATTCCAGCACATTCAATACCGACATCTTAGGCAGTCCTTTTGCTGTTTACGGCTTTGTCCAGACACCGATAGCACCAAAGGAAAATAGCCGATGGAGCTACGACTACCGAATCGGCTTGGGCCTATCGGGGAATTTCAAGCCTTACAATGAAAATGAAAATCCTTTAAACTTGGTCATTGGATCCAAGAACAATGTATTCATTGATCTGGGTATCCGGACGCAGTACCAAATCAATCCCCACTGGAAAGCCGGTGTGGGCTTGGCCTTCCATCATTTTTCCAACGGTGCACTGGCTCTACCAAACAAAGGGGTGAATCTGGTCCCTGTTACCTTGTCTGTTAATTATCAAATAAACCCTGATATCCAAATCAAGCGTGACTCCGTACTGAAGCCTTACAGCAAAAAAATCTTATATCACCTCAATTATGGCGTAGGCTTTAAGCAGTTGCGGGATGATCTTCCGCACCGCTTCTTTAAGACGACGCTTTCCGCTTATGCCAGTAGGCACGTATCTTATAAATGGCGTTTGGGTGGTGGTCTGGATATCTTTTACTCCTCCTCGGGGAATGATAAGGAAGTCGCGGGTGATAAATCCGGAGAGCTGAAATCCAAGATTTCCGGCGGTCCCTCCTTCTATGTTGCCCATATCCTGAATGAACGATTGGTCCTGAACGGCAATGTGGGGTATTACATCCACAATCAACGCTTCAATGGCGAAATAAAGCCGATCTTTCTGCGTGCCGGTGCTCGGTATTATGTCTATAAGAACATCAATGCCGGTGTGTCCATTAAGGCGCACATGGGGAAAGCTGATTTCATTGAATGGACTGTGGGCTATACCTTTAACCGGGATCACGATTAA
- a CDS encoding PepSY-associated TM helix domain-containing protein has product MNINTAKRWFNWHKWTSLICTVFLLLLCITGLPLIFHHEIEDIFSEVSMEDHHVNQKLSQDTLLKIAELSSPGRQVRFAFWDQEEHPDQVLFDLAEDPLAPFEESKYVLLHEYTGSVLGEPKNEGFMYWMYRLHTDVFLGIGGKLFMGLMGILFLISIISGIVLYGPIMRKYEFGMVRKHRAKRLKWLDTHNLLGIVTMTWLLVVGFTGVINTLSDVIVVLWQQGQLAEMTADYKDLPKVESTYASIDLAVQTAEEKLPEMETLLIAFPGTAFSSNHHYAVFMKGRSELTSRLLMPVLIDAATGEFTDARKMPWFVTALFISQPLHFGDYGGLPLKIIWTILDIASIIILITGVYLWYLRRKATLQFKSKTTTIHEKQAIE; this is encoded by the coding sequence ATGAACATCAATACCGCTAAAAGATGGTTTAATTGGCATAAATGGACAAGCCTAATTTGCACCGTCTTTCTTTTACTCTTGTGCATAACGGGACTCCCCTTGATTTTCCACCATGAAATTGAGGACATCTTCTCAGAAGTCAGCATGGAAGACCATCATGTAAACCAAAAACTAAGTCAGGACACCTTATTGAAAATTGCGGAACTTTCCAGCCCAGGGCGGCAGGTCAGGTTTGCTTTTTGGGATCAGGAGGAACATCCCGATCAGGTATTATTTGATTTGGCAGAGGACCCCCTTGCTCCATTTGAGGAAAGCAAATACGTACTTCTCCATGAATATACCGGTTCTGTTTTGGGGGAACCCAAAAATGAAGGGTTTATGTATTGGATGTACCGCCTGCATACCGATGTGTTTCTAGGCATCGGCGGTAAATTGTTCATGGGACTTATGGGCATACTATTTCTAATATCCATTATTTCAGGGATTGTCCTGTATGGACCGATTATGCGGAAATATGAATTTGGTATGGTCCGCAAACACCGTGCAAAGCGTCTCAAATGGCTTGACACCCACAACTTACTGGGTATTGTGACGATGACGTGGTTGCTGGTGGTTGGCTTTACCGGGGTCATTAATACCCTATCCGATGTTATTGTGGTGCTTTGGCAACAGGGGCAGCTTGCGGAAATGACAGCAGATTACAAAGATCTTCCCAAGGTCGAATCTACCTATGCTTCAATCGATTTGGCGGTGCAGACTGCTGAAGAAAAACTACCAGAAATGGAAACCCTGCTGATTGCATTTCCGGGCACTGCATTTTCCAGCAATCACCACTACGCGGTATTCATGAAAGGGAGATCTGAACTCACCTCCAGACTTCTCATGCCAGTCCTGATCGATGCGGCAACCGGAGAATTTACGGATGCTCGAAAAATGCCATGGTTTGTAACCGCCCTTTTCATCAGTCAACCCCTTCATTTTGGTGATTATGGCGGGCTACCCCTCAAAATTATTTGGACCATCTTAGACATTGCCTCCATAATAATTCTGATTACCGGGGTTTACCTCTGGTACCTTCGTCGAAAGGCGACCCTTCAATTTAAATCCAAAACCACTACCATCCATGAAAAACAGGCTATTGAATAA
- a CDS encoding hydroxypyruvate isomerase family protein, with the protein MKRSDFLKNSSLLVGASLFSNGLSAKEQAVQGMEDQAANQPFRLNYAPHQGMFSASAGKNFLDEIQYMYDLGFRGIEDNGMPSRSVEEQKKVGELLAKLGMVMGVFVVPKGGNGANTLAAGKEEHVDIFLKGCKESVEIAKRCNAKHVTVVPGDYARNLPIGVQTANVVEGLRRGAEIFEPHGITMVLEPLSDTPDLFLRFTDQTYEICKAVNSPSCKILYDVYHQQKNEGNLIPLMDMCWSEIGYIQVGDNPGRKEPTTGEINYKNLFKWLYNKGYKGIVGMEHGMSQRGKEGEQALVKAYREVDSF; encoded by the coding sequence ATGAAACGATCAGATTTTTTAAAGAATAGTTCGCTATTGGTTGGAGCTTCGTTGTTTAGCAACGGACTTTCGGCGAAGGAGCAAGCTGTGCAAGGTATGGAAGATCAAGCTGCGAATCAACCCTTCAGATTAAACTATGCTCCCCATCAAGGGATGTTCAGTGCATCTGCTGGAAAGAACTTCTTGGATGAAATTCAATACATGTATGACCTCGGATTTCGTGGTATCGAAGATAATGGTATGCCGAGCCGTTCGGTAGAGGAGCAGAAGAAAGTCGGGGAACTATTGGCTAAGTTGGGAATGGTGATGGGTGTCTTCGTCGTACCTAAGGGCGGGAACGGTGCCAATACCTTGGCCGCAGGTAAAGAGGAACACGTGGATATATTCCTGAAAGGATGTAAAGAGTCGGTAGAAATCGCGAAAAGATGTAACGCTAAGCATGTAACAGTCGTTCCTGGAGATTATGCCAGAAACCTACCCATTGGGGTGCAAACCGCTAATGTAGTGGAAGGCCTACGTAGGGGAGCGGAGATTTTTGAGCCACATGGCATTACCATGGTATTGGAGCCGCTGAGTGATACACCGGATCTTTTCCTTCGCTTTACCGATCAGACATATGAAATCTGTAAAGCGGTGAATAGTCCATCCTGTAAGATCCTTTACGATGTGTACCACCAGCAGAAAAATGAAGGTAACCTGATTCCATTGATGGATATGTGCTGGAGCGAAATCGGCTATATTCAGGTAGGGGACAACCCTGGAAGGAAGGAGCCAACTACTGGAGAGATTAATTACAAGAACCTATTCAAGTGGTTATATAACAAGGGGTATAAGGGAATTGTCGGAATGGAACATGGCATGTCTCAACGTGGGAAGGAAGGCGAGCAGGCGCTCGTGAAAGCCTATCGTGAGGTGGATTCATTCTAA
- a CDS encoding AEC family transporter yields MSNFILIIFCLAAGIISRKFNWVAKDGFKALNAWVLYFGLPAISFNFLPKLTWNNSLLFTMLGPLLVLSGSILFFYILERTSKLSKRTSHTLMLIAGLSNTSFVGFPLITAYFGADKLPIGIVSDQTTFFLLSTVGVVIAVKGSLKKNNHVDFGFILKRVFTFPPLIGCLLALIIPRFIDVSSLDDFFHTIGSTVSPVALFSIGLQLNFGIVKSEIPNITYAIIYKLIIGPAIVTAVAYWWGLKGEIIQVSIFEMAMPSLVATSIILNQFKLNSKVGNSVIGLSIPIGLLTTYLWFYVLNSYFL; encoded by the coding sequence GTGTCAAATTTTATCCTCATTATTTTTTGCTTAGCCGCAGGAATAATAAGTCGTAAATTCAATTGGGTAGCCAAAGATGGTTTCAAAGCGCTGAATGCCTGGGTCCTTTATTTCGGATTGCCCGCTATCTCTTTCAACTTCCTGCCTAAACTGACCTGGAATAACAGCCTGTTGTTTACCATGCTAGGGCCATTGTTGGTGCTTTCGGGATCTATCCTTTTCTTCTACATTCTCGAGCGGACATCCAAATTGTCCAAGAGGACCTCGCATACCTTGATGCTGATAGCAGGACTGAGCAATACCTCATTTGTTGGATTTCCCTTGATCACCGCCTATTTCGGCGCAGATAAACTACCCATTGGAATTGTCAGTGACCAAACAACGTTCTTTCTCCTCTCTACAGTTGGCGTGGTGATCGCCGTGAAGGGGAGCCTGAAGAAAAATAACCATGTTGACTTTGGCTTTATTCTTAAACGTGTATTCACTTTCCCTCCGCTGATCGGTTGCCTATTGGCCTTAATCATTCCTCGGTTTATAGATGTCAGCAGCTTGGATGACTTTTTCCATACCATAGGATCGACAGTTTCTCCGGTAGCTTTATTTTCGATTGGATTACAATTAAATTTCGGCATCGTAAAGAGTGAGATCCCGAATATAACCTATGCGATTATTTACAAACTTATAATCGGTCCAGCAATCGTCACGGCCGTTGCATACTGGTGGGGTCTGAAAGGTGAAATTATACAGGTATCTATATTTGAGATGGCCATGCCTAGTCTGGTGGCTACCAGTATTATATTAAACCAATTTAAACTCAATTCCAAAGTCGGAAATAGTGTGATTGGACTCAGTATTCCTATAGGATTATTGACCACATACCTGTGGTTTTATGTGCTGAACAGCTATTTTTTGTAA
- a CDS encoding formylglycine-generating enzyme family protein produces the protein MKRVLFFALLAGMQLTYAQEKHERYTQQIEGTSLTFSMEAIPGGEFQMGSASGANADEKPVHKVKIDPFWMGTYEVTWNIFEPFLYKDFEVTKSTDGKVPAEVDAVTRPTKPYLDMTFGFGKDGQPALAMTHYNAIQFCKWLYVRTGVFYRLPTEAEWEYACRAGSDKAYFFGDDAAQLGEYAVFQENADGKTAKVGTKKANPWGLYDILGNVSEWTYDQYAEDFYQQFADKVADNPVNVPTQLYPHVVRGGSFESAAIDLRSAARGASDPMWKQLDPQIPKSNWWFPEAPFVGMRLVRPVKQPSHEEIMAYYDKAPIKDF, from the coding sequence ATGAAGAGAGTTCTATTCTTTGCTTTACTGGCAGGAATGCAATTAACTTACGCTCAAGAAAAGCATGAGCGTTATACCCAGCAGATTGAAGGTACGAGTTTAACGTTTTCCATGGAAGCCATTCCTGGAGGTGAGTTTCAGATGGGGAGTGCTTCCGGTGCGAATGCAGATGAAAAACCTGTTCATAAAGTAAAGATTGATCCATTCTGGATGGGAACCTACGAGGTGACCTGGAATATATTTGAGCCCTTCCTATACAAAGACTTTGAAGTTACCAAATCTACTGACGGGAAGGTTCCTGCTGAAGTCGATGCGGTTACAAGGCCTACCAAGCCGTACCTGGACATGACTTTCGGATTTGGAAAGGACGGGCAGCCTGCCCTGGCCATGACCCATTATAACGCGATTCAATTTTGTAAATGGCTGTATGTGCGGACCGGTGTATTTTACCGATTGCCAACAGAGGCAGAATGGGAGTACGCATGCCGGGCTGGTTCTGATAAAGCTTATTTTTTCGGTGATGATGCTGCTCAATTGGGTGAATATGCAGTTTTTCAGGAAAATGCAGATGGCAAAACAGCGAAAGTAGGAACGAAAAAAGCGAACCCTTGGGGGTTATATGATATCTTGGGCAACGTCTCGGAATGGACATATGACCAATACGCTGAGGATTTCTACCAACAGTTTGCAGATAAGGTGGCAGATAACCCGGTGAATGTGCCTACGCAACTCTATCCACATGTGGTGCGTGGAGGCTCTTTCGAGAGTGCAGCTATAGATTTGCGTTCTGCAGCACGTGGTGCATCCGATCCGATGTGGAAGCAATTGGATCCGCAGATTCCAAAGTCAAATTGGTGGTTCCCTGAAGCACCATTTGTAGGAATGCGTTTGGTAAGGCCAGTTAAACAGCCTAGCCACGAGGAGATTATGGCGTATTACGACAAGGCGCCAATCAAGGATTTTTAA
- a CDS encoding Gfo/Idh/MocA family protein — translation MGSLKRRDFIKSSSTMVGAAALASGSVGKVFAAGSDIIKIALIGCGGRGTGATFDAFASGQNIQLVAMADAFKDNLDKTYATLKEKFGDKINVPDSRKYVGFDGYKAAIKDADVVLLATPPGFRPIHFEEAVKAGKHVFMEKPVAVDIPGIRKVLEAAKEAKAKKLNVVVGLQRRYQTNYREAIKRIQDGAIGDIVAGQVYWNSGGVWVRPRKPEQTEMEYQMRNWYYFNWLCGDHIVEQHVHNIDIANWVKGKYPVSIQGTGSQAHRSGKDYGEIYDNFAVELTYDDGSVVYSQCRHFEGISNRVDETFQGTKGRVYLSAGNQAVLWGPDGKEIYRHNPKGNPNAYQQEHKELFQAIADGEYKFDNAEYGAYSTLTGIIGRIACYTGKVIKWDEAMKSNIDIMPERYAFDANPKIMPNAEGLYPVAMPGINVEKYI, via the coding sequence ATGGGAAGTTTAAAACGCAGGGATTTCATAAAATCCTCTTCAACCATGGTTGGTGCGGCAGCATTGGCTAGCGGTTCCGTGGGTAAAGTGTTCGCAGCGGGCAGCGACATCATTAAGATTGCTTTAATTGGCTGTGGAGGCCGTGGAACTGGCGCAACATTCGATGCATTTGCATCAGGCCAAAATATCCAATTGGTAGCGATGGCAGATGCCTTCAAAGATAACTTGGACAAAACATACGCCACTTTAAAAGAGAAGTTCGGCGACAAGATCAATGTGCCGGACAGCCGCAAATATGTAGGTTTTGACGGATACAAAGCAGCGATCAAGGATGCGGATGTCGTGCTTTTAGCGACGCCTCCGGGTTTCCGTCCCATCCATTTTGAGGAAGCGGTAAAAGCGGGCAAACATGTCTTCATGGAAAAACCCGTTGCCGTAGATATTCCAGGAATACGTAAGGTCCTGGAAGCAGCAAAAGAAGCAAAAGCAAAGAAATTGAACGTGGTAGTCGGTTTACAGCGCCGGTACCAAACGAACTATAGAGAAGCAATTAAGCGGATCCAGGATGGCGCCATCGGCGATATCGTCGCAGGTCAGGTTTACTGGAATTCAGGAGGTGTATGGGTTCGCCCGCGTAAACCGGAACAAACCGAAATGGAATACCAAATGCGCAACTGGTATTATTTCAACTGGCTTTGTGGTGACCATATCGTAGAACAGCACGTCCACAATATCGACATTGCCAACTGGGTGAAAGGAAAATATCCGGTTTCGATCCAAGGAACAGGAAGCCAAGCGCATCGCTCAGGCAAGGATTATGGCGAAATCTATGATAATTTTGCGGTAGAATTGACCTATGATGATGGTTCAGTTGTTTATTCACAATGTCGTCATTTTGAGGGTATTTCCAACCGCGTAGATGAAACATTCCAGGGCACAAAAGGGCGAGTTTACCTTTCAGCAGGTAACCAAGCGGTACTTTGGGGACCTGATGGTAAAGAAATCTACCGACACAATCCTAAAGGCAATCCAAATGCTTATCAACAAGAACACAAAGAGCTGTTCCAGGCGATTGCGGATGGTGAATACAAGTTCGACAATGCAGAATACGGTGCCTATAGCACGTTGACAGGTATTATCGGAAGGATAGCCTGTTATACAGGAAAAGTCATCAAGTGGGATGAGGCTATGAAATCCAATATTGATATCATGCCGGAACGTTATGCATTTGATGCCAACCCGAAAATTATGCCAAATGCCGAAGGACTTTATCCTGTGGCTATGCCAGGCATTAATGTCGAGAAATATATCTAA
- a CDS encoding FAD:protein FMN transferase, producing the protein MLIGCCALAQQPITALQRFELYGQAQGTTYTISYYDEKPRVNQSAIDSIFAVIDRSMSLYKEGSLINQFNANDTKRIAMDPHMATVIKKSFAIHKESKGQFDITVKPLVSLWGFGPDNRQDLPDATAIANAMKTVGMKKLRVRGNSLLKRVPSLQIDLNGIAQGYTVDVLHDYLMAKNITQFIVEVGGEIRAHGEKPDGTPFRVLIDRPESAGNTISHVVELRNKAITTSGSYEKFRQVKDYTFSHHIDPRTGYPIKSSTIAVTVIAETAMDADAYDNVFMAMNPRDAITFANSKNIIDIYLLYLEEGQVKEGYSKGFKKYLLTD; encoded by the coding sequence ATGCTAATTGGTTGTTGTGCGCTAGCGCAGCAGCCAATTACTGCTTTACAACGGTTTGAACTTTATGGGCAGGCTCAGGGAACAACATATACCATATCATACTACGACGAAAAGCCTCGTGTCAACCAATCTGCCATTGATAGTATTTTTGCCGTAATTGACCGCTCAATGTCTCTTTACAAGGAGGGGTCATTGATCAATCAATTCAATGCAAATGATACTAAGCGGATTGCGATGGATCCGCACATGGCAACTGTGATCAAGAAGTCATTTGCCATCCATAAAGAATCGAAAGGCCAATTTGATATTACCGTGAAGCCATTGGTTTCCCTATGGGGTTTTGGTCCTGATAACAGGCAAGATCTTCCGGATGCTACAGCAATCGCTAATGCAATGAAGACCGTTGGCATGAAGAAACTTCGAGTCAGGGGAAATTCGCTACTGAAGCGTGTCCCTTCCTTGCAGATTGACCTAAACGGCATTGCACAGGGATATACCGTGGATGTATTGCACGATTACCTGATGGCTAAAAATATTACACAGTTTATTGTTGAGGTTGGAGGCGAGATCCGAGCCCATGGAGAAAAGCCCGATGGGACACCCTTCAGGGTATTGATTGACCGACCGGAATCTGCAGGAAACACCATATCACATGTAGTGGAATTGCGGAATAAAGCAATCACGACATCAGGTAGTTACGAGAAGTTTCGTCAAGTAAAAGATTATACGTTTTCCCATCATATCGACCCCCGCACGGGGTACCCTATAAAGTCATCAACGATTGCGGTAACCGTGATAGCGGAGACTGCGATGGATGCCGATGCCTATGACAATGTTTTTATGGCTATGAATCCACGGGATGCAATTACATTTGCGAATTCAAAAAATATAATTGATATTTATTTATTGTATCTGGAAGAAGGCCAAGTAAAAGAGGGCTATTCCAAAGGGTTCAAGAAGTATTTGCTGACCGACTGA